One Ranitomeya variabilis isolate aRanVar5 chromosome 4, aRanVar5.hap1, whole genome shotgun sequence genomic window, TTAGTACAAGAAAAAATGTAGCCTTACTTACCCTCCCCTGGTCCGGTGCTGGTCTCCACCATTGCTCCTaccgtctgttattgtctgcagctctCATGTCACTTTGACAGAGCTACAGACAATAACTGAGCTCAGGGGATCTGAGTGATTGATTGACTGCAGCTCTGTCGAAATGACCCCGGGGCTGTGGCAGAGACTAAGCGCTGGACCTGGGAAGGattaataaattgttttttttccccattaatGCAGTTTACAGGAAAAACTTTTTtgaaaggggacaacccctttaaggataagCCACCAAATTTAAAGAACCCATTTAAATGATATGTAGGCAAGGAGCTGATTAGCTAAGTAACCCAATAGGGGAAGTTAATAATTAtaggggttgtccgggactttaatATTGATGTCACACCCCAACCAATCAGACACCGATGACTTAggataggataggccatcaatgttaaagtcccagacaaaccctttaattatatatttatttgAGGAAATTTGTCCTATAGAGTAGTCATCATGACATGAATGTATTTTGACCCATAGGTTAATTATATCCTACTAGTAAATACATTAATCCTGTTCTTGTGGTTGGCATTGGTCCCCCACCAATTATATACTTTCCCCTGTCTATTCATAtcaatgggagctgagctgcagtaccaagaatggccactacatagTGTCCGGCGCCATACAGTGTTCTTTCAGCAAGTGATCAGTGGGACTCAATGATCTGATGACCTGTTCTAGGGATAAGTTATTAATATTTTAATTGTGAATAACTTTTTTAAAGGTAAAGGCATCACCTTTGTTGTCTGGTAGCAGCTGCTATAATatagggaatacccctttaattcttACCGACTAACCTGCACATGAGGtggctatgtggctatgctataccaATCCAATGATCATTTACCAATTGATTACATATCAAATTATGTTTGTCTTTGTAATACCCCACATTATAGGAAGAGATGATTAAAGCAGTCACAGTCACAAAGCAGTCATCCAGGCTTCATGGGTTGTTTAGTGAAAGCATTTATTAAGTGGTAAGTGAGATTTGctggagcagctgcacagggccgccaaCACATTCCCGCTTTATAATAAGCACATGAAACACAAGCTGCAGCGGGGTTAACCTCTTCTCTGACATTGCGGACTTTGCAATTTTGCACTGGAAACTAGAGAGCGGGCCTGAAATGGTTAACCTGGCCCAGTATAGAAACTGATCTCCCAGTTCTCGGGTAACTAACGTACCCCTTTTCCCTGCTGAATCCACAAAAATTAAAGCCACACACTGAAATGGACGGGATCTGACATTCTCCTTTAGAATTGGACATTTGGGctttgttcacactgagttttttttgcttagtttttggaaCAGAAGAAACTCTGCAACTCTCCAATCAaaactcatgtttttttttttgtttgaactCATTGTggcttttggagagtttctgctccaaataatcagcaaaaaaacaaaaaaaaatcactgtaaaGATACTATTAAAAGGGTTGGAAAAACAGCACTGACTGTGCCTTGGATTGTAGCCCAGAATTATTACATTTATATGGGGTAATACTGCAAtgcaataccagacataacctATGGACAAGGGGGCAGTGTTTCTGGAAAAGAGTCCTTTTTCTCTAGTctcatgtatttctttttttctggTCTCATCTACTTTTTTTCTGGTCTcatgtacttcttttttttttggtcTCGTGTAGTTCTTTTTTTCTAGTCTCATGTAGTTCTTTTTACTGGTCTCGTGTAGTTCTTTTTTTCTTGTCTCATGTAGTTCTTTTTTTTTCTACTCTCGTGTAACCCCACCAAAAAAATTAAAGGGCTATTTCACTTTTAAGTATGAATGAATATATGTTTCTGAGGGGGAATCTAGTTAATCTGAAATCCGTACTCACTCCATTTACAATAAATGAATCATAACCTTGCTTTTTCCCCTGTTAGGATCCCAGCGATCAGCTATTATCTGTAAAAAACCTGGAAGTGAGTGCTTAATTTCCCCACAGCACCACTACTGGAGAAATTAGGTATTACATCATGCTTGTTCAAATTATTGAACTGTCCGTGTAATTTAGGACAGGGCAGGTCCTCCACATGTCCGTATTATTGTTCTCTTTAAATGTAGTGAACTATCCCTTTAATCTGATAATCAAATATAGTGATGCTCCTTTAATTTTGGGAAGCGGCAAAGTGGGGGACCCCTTAAAGTTTAGAGAAACAGTGAAAAGGagatcttaaaggagttgtccagagtTAGAAAActtggctgattttttttttttagaaaaacagcGCCACCCACCGATCACAGGTTGGGTGCGGAATTGCAGCTCATCCCTATTCATTTCAATGAAGCTGAGTTGCACTACTAGAAGCAGCCATTTTTTTCTaatcctggagaacccctttaattggTTGAGGTAGAGAACAGTGCCCTGAACCTGTCTTAAGACCGAGGTGGTCAGACTttgcagaatttttatttttttggaagaGGTAGCATGACAATGACTCTTTACTATGCCACTCTGATACAGAGCCCCTATGTAAGTCCTTcatttttttcttaaaggggttttccagctaAAGAACTGTCAGTCATACAAATCTGATTGGTATGACTTTGGCAATTGGACAAGAATGAAAGAACTCCCACCCATCCCATCCCTGATCTTTGTGAGAGCACTCATGGGTATCAATTCACTGCAATGGGAGTGATAACGTGGAAATAGGATCCACTTCTCAAAATTCTCCAGCGGAGCAACTGGGCTTCAATGAAAATTCTCTAAAAAGTTCTCAAAATTGGGTTACTCCACTTGGTGCACTTTTCTCACTTTCTTTAGCTGGAATACCCCTTAAAATGAACATTAAACATATTACACAATTACAACATTTGTATACAATGTATAGATCACTGCTACATATGTCTCTATCAAAGCAGTGGAAATAAAATACCTCTATCGAATAAAGCTGGACTCACCCATGCACGGACCGGACCGCGGGTCTCCTGATCGAAACCTGACAGCCTCATACATGCCTATGAAGCTGTTGAGCTTGGGTCAGGAGATCCTCGGCCAGCCCATGAATATAGCCAGTGGTCTGCAATCTGTGTTATTCATGCAGAACTACACTTCCATTCTCCAGCTACACTCAtcatgacccaacacttacaggatGGAGACCACTGGCTAAGAAACCAGTCAACCTTTgacatgtcatcatcatcatcaccatcattatAAGTCGGTGgagaaacattaaagggaacctgtcaccacgtttttggaagatgggataaaaatagcgttaaataggggcagaggtgggcgttacattagtgtgtgtgttatgcgtttattacccacctaagttgccgaaataactttgcaaagtctccgttttcgcctgtcaatcaggctggtcaggtcacatgggcgtggtgtcttcacccagatttggcgtagttttccgttggtggcgtagtggtgtgcgcatgcccaaagtccggaatcctcttccaggggatttaaaatagcgcggtgttcgttattgcattggtgatcggtgggcgcggccatcttcctttggccgcgcgtgcgcagaagcggcgctctgctggccgcggcttcaggaaaatggccgcgggatgccgcgcgtgcgcagatggatatcgcggcggccattttcctgaagccgcggccagcagagcgccgcttctgcgcacgcgcggccaaaggaagatggccgcgcccaccgatcaccaatgcaataacgaacagcgcgctattttaaatcccctggaagaggattccggactttgggcatgcgcacaccactacgccaccaacggaaaactacgccaaatctgggggaagacaacgcccatgcgacctgaccagcctgattgacaggcgaaaacggagactttgcaaaggtatttcggcaacttaggtgggtaataaacgcataacacacacactaatgtaacgcccacctctgcccctatttaacgctatttttatcccatcttccaaaaacgtggtgacaggttccctttaagagatggaAGTTAAAGTTGTTTTATTATATGGATTTAGTGATTTATCTGACACCCTTTTCACTGCTTTGTTCCATAAAGGGTTACAGTAAACAAACTCATTAGTAATTTGTAAGCCGCCATTTGAAGTGTCCCAAAGTGAGCTGGTCCTCCAGTAGAACTTCTGTCCAGTCCATACCAATGTCCCAGTGATTTTGCCATAAATAAAGCAACGAAGACATAGCAAACAGCGGCAGAAGCTCAATGCTCAaagctcaaattttttttttttaggaatcttGTTCATGCCGGCAGCCATAGGTTAAATAAAGCCTGTGAGCTAACGCTGCTAGCTGACAACGGACATTTTACATACAAAGATTTTTTCATGTAGAAAAATATTGATGATACATTTCCATTAGAGTGAAATATTAAACTTCAGATGATCCCTATTAATTTTCAAAATATATGAAACACTTTAGTCTTAGTtaccttcatcatcatcatcatcatcgtcgtcgtcgtcatcatcatcagCTTCCTGCTTTTTGTCCttatcatcttcatcatcatcatcatcatcgtcgtcgtcgtcgtcatcatcaTTGTCATCGTCATCATCGTTGTCATCATCATCGTCGTCGTCATCCTCTTCCTGCTTTTTTACTATTTGATCATCGTCGTCATCatcgtcgtcatcatcatcatcatcatcatcatcatcatcatcatcgtcatcatcatcgtcgtcatcatcatcatcatcgtcgtCATCATCGTCGTCATCATCATCGTCGTCATCATCGTCGTCATCATcgtcgtcgtcatcatcatcatcatcgtcgtCATCATCGTCGTCATCATCGTCGTCGTCATCATCCTTATCATCATCGTCGTCATCATTTTTATCatcgtcgtcatcatcatcatcatcgtcgtcgtcatcatcgtcgtcatcatcatcgtcgtcatcatcgtcatcatcatcatcgtcgtcatcatcatcatctttatcatcgtcgtcgtcatcatcatcatctttatcATCATCGTCGTCATCATCATCTTTATTATCGTCGTCGTCGTCTTTATTGTCTCCATCATCatcgtcgtcatcatcatcatcgtcatcatcatcatcatccgcgTCATGATCTACATGAGCTTtatcatcatcatcgtcatcatcgtcTTTCACTGCACCTTGGGCCTGCCCTTGGACCCCCGGCAGTAAATTCACATGGAAGGAGCAAATCGCAGTGACTAGAAGGCACAGCAGCCACACTTTCCGTGAGGCCATTTCAACGTAAAGCAGAAATCAACTTCTGAAATCTACCAGCAGAGTCACGGTGTCCTTCCCGTCAGCACAGAGGTGACAACAGATGAAGAAACTTTCCCCGTAAGTTAAATCAGTTCAATCCCAAGAAAAAGTTCTCATTCCTCAATAATCCAGTAAAAAGGAAGATCTTGGGTGGGAGACAAGAAGACGTCAGCAGACAACGGCAATACTGAACAAGAAAAAGCCTTGAGAAAAAGAGTCCAATGCTCAAGGCAGGCGTGATTGATAGCAACACATGGTCATAGGGAACCTTCTACCTCCGAACCAATCAGTGCAGCTCTACAGTGCCGCTAATATAGAAAGCGATGATGGCACATATCCCTTCATGACCATATTTGTGATCAAGTCTGTGTAAAAGGTCACTGAAGGCAGCCCTGAGACACGTTACTAGTGAGTCTGACATGCCTCAGTTGCGTAGCTATACTTAGGACTTATCAGACTTTACTAGTGCCGTTCATTGTGACAAGTACCCCGTGTGACCAAATAAATGCCTGGGATCagaccccatcctgtaataatgtccctcatcctggccatatcctgtaataatgtcccacttactgtaataatgtcccctatcctggccatatcctgtaataatgtcccacttactgtaataatgtccctcatcctggccatagcctgtaataatgtcccacttactgtaataatgtcccctatccttgcctctatcctgtaacaatgtcctccatcctggtatctatcctgtaacaatgtcctccatcctaatccccatcctgtactaatgtcccAAATCCTGGTCTCCATCATTTAATAATGTGTCCACTCCTAACCTGTAATAATGTTTCCCATCCTGGACCCTATCCTGTGATAATTGTTCCCTGTCCTGcaataatgtaccccatcctgtAAAAATGTCTTCCATACTATAATAATGTCTTCCATTCTATAATAATGTCTTACATCATGTAATAAtgtctctgtaataattataggggataactcaggagactctttgcatagaacaagacaactacaggacacaatgtggagcttactctttgccacatggtttttttttgccttcctttggatcaacatgttagggcatgttaggttaggctatggtttgaactagatggacttaaagtcttccttcaaccttaaagggactttgtcacctgaatttggagggaacaattttcagccataggggcggggttttcgggtgtttgattcaccctttccttacccgctggctgcatgctggctgcaatattggattgaagttcattctctgtcctccatagtacacgcctgcgtaaggcaagattgccttgtgcaggcatgtactacggaggacagagaatgaacttcaatccaatattgcagccagcatgcagccagcgggtaaggaaagggtgaatcgaacacccgaaaaccccgcccctatggctgaaaattgttccctccaaattcaggtgacagagtccctttaataactatgtaactatgtataagtggtaaagtctatattatcacacggtgattcaaacaggtgcagagagaaactcaagtccacaacacttggtgcaaataataaacgcagcttagcagtctataggaaacttcagaggaaaatgcaatcaagcagaaagtctatgaagcacagttattcttgaggatgcttgacacgaataaatccttgtcttagtccaggcacagatagatatgcttattaggcagttcaaatcatatcttagctcaaccagggaggcctggttaatagtctcaggttattgcaaagcagcaacagcttacatgaccagcaaatgcagatggaagtaaaacacgaacagcagatgaaggaggattactggaaacttgtgtatgcagcaggaactcagagcagagtagcaggatcaccacacaggttcacaggagcaggtgtatagtcaggaagtaatcagaggtcaggagctggatgcaaggcagaatactctaggacagactgaaggctggggtggagttttatagcaggagacacagtgcacatgagaccaaagatgccattttgaaaaagggcagtaatgcacaaaaggtaaaaaatgttcagagttctgacattactccctccttagaagtggcctcaggatgatcctggacctggtttctcagggaatctctgatgaaaatgagaactcttctgttgggcattgatgttttccacaggttcccaagagtcttctacagggggatatccctgccatcttatcagatattggagccgattcctgcgaatcctggaatcaataatttcctccaccacgaattgttcttgcccatcaatcaccacaggctgcggcggtggcacaacacgtccctggaagatattagtagatacaggctttagtaaagatacatgaaaaactgagtgtaccttcattgtcctaggcagcttcagccggcaggccacagagctcacactaccgttgatcttgaaagggccaatgaatttctgtccaagtttttgtgaaggaacgtttaacttcagattcgtagttgctaaccacacggaatctcctaccttgaacataggtgtaggtttacggaatctatcagccgatctcttataacgttcttgagctgtggtcagggattccttcagaacctccagattctgtctcatcgcagtcagcctttcctccactgccggaaccggagaattaattggagacctaggtaaaatacacggatgataacccagattggcaaagaaaggtgtaaatttagtggaggcgctctgagaattattatatgaaaattcggctaacggcaacaactccaaccaatcatcctggagatggctgacatgacatcttagatattgttccagcgtctggttggtacgctcagtctgaccatttgtctggggatggtaagcagaagagagacagacattaatattgagtgcagagcaaaaccccttccagaatcttgaagtgaactgtactccacggtcagagatgatctcatccggaaccccgtgc contains:
- the LOC143770255 gene encoding uncharacterized protein LOC143770255 isoform X3, whose protein sequence is MASRKVWLLCLLVTAICSFHVNLLPGVQGQAQGAVKDDDDDDDDKAHVDHDADDDDDDDDDDDDDDDGDNKDDDDDNKDDDDDDDDKDDDDDDDDDKDDDDDDDDDDDDDDDDDDDDDDDDDDDDDDDDDDKNDDDDDDKDDDDDDDDDDDDDDDDDDDDDDDDDDDDDDDDDDDDDDDDDDDDDDDDDDDDDDDDDDDDDDDDDDDDDQIVKKQEEDDDDDDDDNDDDDDNDDDDDDDDDDDDDEDDDDDDDDDDDEDEYKDGSLCRYCAFCKHCGDCDKCPCKEKDKSEHCKNCEYCQFCYVCPVICETACKPGSYIDELSGALYQTVANIFE
- the LOC143770255 gene encoding uncharacterized protein LOC143770255 isoform X2 — protein: MASRKVWLLCLLVTAICSFHVNLLPGVQGQAQGAVKDDDDDDDDKAHVDHDADDDDDDDDDDDDDDDGDNKDDDDDNKDDDDDDDDKDDDDDDDDDKDDDDDDDDDDDDDDDDDDDDDDDDDDDDDDDDDDKNDDDDDDKDDDDDDDDDDDDDDDDDDDDDDDDDDDDDDDDDDDDDDDDDDDDDDDDDDDDDDDDDDDDDDDDDDDDDQIVKKQEEDDDDDDDDNDDDDDNDDDDDDDDDDDDDEDDKDKKQEADDDDDDDDDDDDEDDDDDDDDDDDEDEYKDGSLCRYCAFCKHCGDCDKCPCKEKDKSEHCKNCEYCQFCYVCPVICETACKPGSYIDELSGALYQTVANIFE
- the LOC143770255 gene encoding uncharacterized protein LOC143770255 isoform X1, with product MASRKVWLLCLLVTAICSFHVNLLPGVQGQAQGAVKDDDDDDDDKAHVDHDADDDDDDDDDDDDDDDGDNKDDDDDNKDDDDDDDDKDDDDDDDDDKDDDDDDDDDDDDDDDDDDDDDDDDDDDDDDDDDDKNDDDDDDKDDDDDDDDDDDDDDDDDDDDDDDDDDDDDDDDDDDDDDDDDDDDDDDDDDDDDDDDDDDDDDDDDDDDDQIVKKQEEDDDDDDDDNDDDDDNDDDDDDDDDDDDDEDDKDKKQEADDDDDDDDDDDDDEDDDDDDDDDDDEDEYKDGSLCRYCAFCKHCGDCDKCPCKEKDKSEHCKNCEYCQFCYVCPVICETACKPGSYIDELSGALYQTVANIFE
- the LOC143770255 gene encoding uncharacterized protein LOC143770255 isoform X4; amino-acid sequence: MASRKVWLLCLLVTAICSFHVNLLPGVQGQAQGAVKDDDDDDDDKAHVDHDADDDDDDDDDDDDDDDGDNKDDDDDNKDDDDDDDDKDDDDDDDDDKDDDDDDDDDDDDDDDDDDDDDDDDDDDDDDDDDDKNDDDDDDKDDDDDDDDDDDDDDDDDDDDDDDDDDDDDDDDDDDDDDDDDDDDDDDDDDDDDDDDDDEDDDDDDDDDDDEDEYKDGSLCRYCAFCKHCGDCDKCPCKEKDKSEHCKNCEYCQFCYVCPVICETACKPGSYIDELSGALYQTVANIFE